From one Syntrophorhabdus sp. genomic stretch:
- a CDS encoding helix-turn-helix domain-containing protein, with the protein MEKICIVKRRKTTAQATQDPVVEIHTAPPVTSPVSDQEVTEIEQIPEVSAPAPTAGSPESFNIQDGDHLIFKEVAGEEEQIFSIQLSPQQSEIVQSMNCIKDLLSGKHHGVKMSMEQTADGSTAFNFHFKPVYTTRMLNPNDVSTMLQISKSMLYRLVKEKEIKSYKIGKLRRFLLEDVVDYLSNSLQM; encoded by the coding sequence ATGGAAAAGATTTGCATAGTTAAACGGAGAAAGACGACAGCGCAGGCAACGCAGGATCCTGTTGTTGAGATCCATACGGCTCCACCTGTCACGAGCCCGGTCAGCGACCAGGAAGTCACCGAGATAGAGCAGATCCCCGAAGTATCAGCCCCGGCTCCTACCGCAGGTTCGCCGGAAAGCTTCAACATTCAGGACGGGGATCACCTCATATTCAAGGAAGTGGCGGGGGAGGAGGAGCAGATCTTTTCCATTCAGCTCAGCCCCCAGCAGTCCGAGATCGTCCAGTCCATGAACTGCATCAAGGACCTCTTGAGCGGCAAGCATCACGGGGTCAAGATGTCTATGGAGCAAACAGCCGACGGGAGCACAGCATTCAATTTCCACTTCAAGCCCGTCTACACGACACGCATGCTGAACCCCAACGATGTTTCCACGATGCTCCAGATAAGCAAGAGCATGCTGTACCGCCTGGTGAAGGAGAAGGAGATCAAGAGTTACAAGATAGGGAAGCTCAGGCGGTTTCTCCTTGAAGATGTTGTGGATTATTTGAGCAACAGTCTGCAGATGTAA